One part of the Thermoflexus sp. genome encodes these proteins:
- a CDS encoding cation:proton antiporter: METHIPAFALLLALLIAAAKASAWLSLRMRQPAILGELIAGLILGPSLLNVFSWPLFHHQEFQGMVIVLGELGVILLMGMAGMEIELEEFLKARRVALLAGTAGVGIPLLLGTLIAYPFHRDLPTSIYVGLVLSATSVSISAQTLLELGRLRSPEGIALLGAAVVDDILALLALAVFTGVVNPGGGAGGGAGGVPLALARMMLFLILAFLLARAVLPRMATWVQNQPVSEGLIALAFVAILALAGAAEELGGLAAITGAFLAGLGLGNHPARHTIFERLRPAAYGFFGPLFLVGVGLRADLRTMSLEGALFTLALIAVAIVSKILGCGAGAWLGGFRPLQAWRLGLGMISRGEVGLILASLGLSAGFLQPYEFVAVVAMVVATTLITPILLRWAFRMPEPGSAPIRKAA, encoded by the coding sequence GTGGAGACTCATATCCCGGCTTTCGCTTTGCTTCTCGCGTTGTTAATCGCCGCGGCGAAGGCCAGCGCATGGCTGAGCCTGCGCATGCGTCAGCCGGCCATCCTGGGGGAGCTGATCGCCGGCCTGATCCTGGGGCCCAGCCTGTTGAATGTCTTCTCCTGGCCCCTCTTCCATCACCAGGAATTCCAGGGGATGGTGATCGTCCTCGGGGAACTGGGGGTGATCCTCCTGATGGGGATGGCGGGCATGGAGATCGAGCTGGAGGAGTTCTTAAAAGCGCGGCGGGTGGCCCTGCTGGCCGGGACCGCTGGGGTTGGGATTCCACTCCTGCTGGGGACCCTGATCGCCTATCCCTTTCATCGCGATCTGCCCACCTCCATTTATGTCGGCCTGGTCCTCAGCGCCACCAGCGTCAGCATCTCCGCCCAGACTTTGCTGGAACTGGGCCGTCTCCGCTCTCCAGAAGGAATCGCCCTCTTAGGGGCGGCAGTGGTGGATGACATCCTGGCGCTGCTGGCCCTGGCCGTGTTCACCGGCGTGGTGAACCCGGGAGGCGGGGCGGGAGGGGGAGCCGGAGGGGTGCCGCTGGCCCTGGCCCGTATGATGCTTTTCCTGATCCTGGCCTTTCTCCTGGCTCGGGCCGTGCTCCCCCGAATGGCCACATGGGTTCAAAACCAGCCCGTCAGCGAGGGCCTGATCGCCCTGGCGTTCGTGGCCATCCTGGCCCTGGCCGGGGCGGCGGAGGAGCTGGGCGGACTGGCGGCGATCACCGGGGCTTTCCTGGCCGGGCTGGGACTGGGCAATCATCCGGCCCGTCACACGATCTTCGAACGCCTGCGACCGGCGGCTTATGGATTCTTCGGGCCTCTCTTTCTGGTGGGCGTAGGCCTGCGGGCGGATCTGCGAACCATGTCCCTGGAAGGAGCGCTGTTCACACTGGCCTTGATTGCCGTCGCGATTGTATCCAAGATCCTCGGCTGCGGCGCGGGCGCATGGCTGGGCGGGTTCCGCCCGCTCCAGGCGTGGCGCCTGGGGTTGGGGATGATCTCCCGAGGGGAGGTCGGCCTGATCCTGGCCTCCCTGGGCCTTTCGGCAGGCTTCCTCCAGCCCTACGAATTCGTGGCCGTGGTCGCCATGGTGGTGGCCACCACACTGATCACCCCCATCCTGCTCCGGTGGGCTTTCCGCATGCCGGAGCCAGGATCCGCTCCCATCCGGAAGGCGGCATAG
- the murI gene encoding glutamate racemase, producing the protein MSGTPSNHPFGNTAPAVGFFDSGVGGLAVWREFVRLAPDAPTLYVADQAHVPYGPRSPEEIRCFAEAITRFLLSQGVCLIVVASHTISAAALWPLREMFQEVPFIGIEPAVKPAAARTRTGVIGVLGTFGTLNGPLMARVVERFARQAQIIPRVCSGWVEQVEEGLLEGTEAEARIRQHLDPVLQAGADVLVLACTHYTFLAPLIRRLIDPQIALIDPAPAVARRAAEVWQACAQGIDPWASSHRFLTTGDPARFQAQLRRLIGWDGPVERLYWDPQGTLRAA; encoded by the coding sequence ATGAGCGGGACACCCTCGAACCATCCGTTCGGGAACACGGCGCCCGCGGTGGGATTCTTCGATTCCGGCGTAGGGGGGCTGGCGGTATGGCGGGAATTCGTCCGCCTGGCCCCCGATGCGCCCACCCTTTATGTGGCGGATCAGGCTCACGTCCCCTACGGCCCTCGATCCCCTGAGGAGATCCGATGTTTCGCGGAGGCCATCACCCGCTTCCTGCTGAGCCAGGGGGTTTGCCTGATCGTGGTGGCCAGCCATACCATCTCAGCCGCGGCCCTCTGGCCGCTGCGGGAAATGTTCCAGGAAGTCCCTTTCATCGGTATAGAGCCTGCCGTGAAGCCCGCTGCCGCACGCACCCGAACCGGTGTGATCGGCGTGCTGGGAACCTTCGGCACGCTCAATGGTCCCCTCATGGCCCGCGTCGTGGAACGGTTCGCCCGGCAGGCCCAGATCATCCCCCGCGTTTGCAGCGGATGGGTGGAGCAGGTCGAGGAAGGCCTTCTGGAAGGAACCGAGGCCGAGGCCCGGATTCGACAGCATCTGGATCCGGTTCTCCAGGCGGGCGCCGATGTGCTGGTGCTGGCCTGCACGCACTACACGTTCCTCGCCCCTCTCATCCGCCGTCTGATCGACCCGCAGATCGCCCTGATCGATCCTGCCCCCGCGGTAGCCCGCCGAGCGGCGGAGGTGTGGCAGGCCTGCGCTCAGGGAATCGATCCATGGGCGAGCTCCCATCGCTTCCTCACCACGGGCGACCCGGCGCGTTTTCAGGCGCAACTTCGCCGATTGATCGGCTGGGATGGCCCGGTGGAACGCCTCTATTGGGATCCCCAGGGCACGCTTCGAGCCGCCTGA
- a CDS encoding nucleotidyltransferase domain-containing protein, with the protein MLWALAQAYTEALRKSLGEKLVAVVLFGSVARGEAISASDIDLLVVVEGMPAARFQRYAWLEAADRAVEPQVQALWQQGIPVEISVILKTPEEAARITPLSLDLTEDARILYEREPFLSSILDILERLRQRLRALGAQRKRQGSIRYGDLKPDFHPGEVIEL; encoded by the coding sequence TTGCTGTGGGCCCTTGCCCAGGCCTATACCGAGGCGTTGCGAAAGAGCCTGGGGGAGAAGCTGGTGGCCGTCGTCCTGTTCGGATCCGTGGCCCGGGGGGAAGCCATCTCTGCTTCGGATATCGATTTGCTGGTGGTGGTCGAGGGGATGCCCGCGGCCCGTTTCCAGCGCTACGCCTGGCTGGAGGCGGCCGATCGGGCGGTCGAGCCGCAGGTGCAGGCCCTGTGGCAACAGGGCATTCCGGTTGAGATCTCCGTGATCCTGAAGACGCCGGAGGAGGCCGCTCGAATCACTCCCCTCTCCCTGGACCTGACGGAGGATGCCCGGATCCTCTACGAGCGGGAGCCCTTTCTTTCCTCCATTCTGGACATTCTGGAACGCCTCCGACAGCGCCTTCGGGCCCTGGGCGCTCAACGAAAACGCCAGGGCTCGATCCGATACGGGGACCTGAAGCCGGATTTTCATCCCGGAGAGGTGATTGAACTATGA
- a CDS encoding GAF domain-containing protein, with product MDDLLSESTPLFLQLELWKRRAAELEQALQQLRRVYELLQRLDQAWATEAPVAYALRAIQNRFEADVILFIQLDSVGRPARWWHSGEGKIPADVVDRLLQLLKLNKESQESPQIAPYVLSLSEAMLPVENLPGRSALLVPLRDPWGIEGLLAFFRQGPESFSEEIRDLARMAAEPLALRLHLLYALEQQRHLNRAVTLLFRVARIMASSPELSITLPQVVQIIRQETGWPSVAVLVHDPSTRQLRVMAWEGYSARADRHRSEIPVDQGIVGRAFRTGEPQRVPDVSLDPDYVAGDPTTQSELAVPIFAGEIPWGVLDAQSPERYAFTPDDEALMLAVAGTISIGLEAARVYEQVRKERAHVSLERDRLIALYEGYLAIQQSADPAQALAEIVKTFVRFGWPAARCRILDDSGKPLSVAESVPPPAFPPLPLEPWLRNDPQLERHRGRGRFYRFPTGSFGIRDGIPDEGETPIACVALPLLDTAGRLLGLVELEAPAGHGEPEEFMLRPAELLATLLAISFDRGRLLQRYAQRLREQTMLYRAVSALLHSGEPGPILTEIAAALCEALEGTSAYFVAVDPERRIGWIAAEYYAKTANPMERISDLGVVYSEEEIPLEWKALEKREIQVLYADDPPDAYERERALLRRYGGWSVLIVPLFMEEEPLGVVEVWDSRRRRAFEAEERALAQAIAQHAAIALHRARLYEQLRQINRRLETILSTVEDALILLDEKGRIIQMNAAAQQLIAGTELSPGGALLDLLHRLRRRSPQAARALTRGVRQIRRGTARGFRLELSFPLRDSVRWFALIGSPVRSEEPTGGGWLLVLRDITAERERDRLREEMIQMLMHDLQHPLGPIRLALEELASYSDLSREARSMVHTALRGLERLQGLISGLLELARLEASSLPVKWEQVEVRRLVEKAMEEWKPMFQRRKLRVNVEIAPELSWMWMDQQLISRVLWNLLSNAVKFTPAGGEIRIRAYPQAGTAILEVFNSGSYIPPEERLRIFEPFRTSRTASGRGGYGLGLAFSKLAVEAHGGSIEVESDSRGTTFTIRLPLRPSSSP from the coding sequence ATGGATGATCTCCTTTCCGAATCCACCCCTCTGTTCCTCCAGCTGGAATTATGGAAGCGACGAGCAGCGGAGCTGGAGCAGGCCCTCCAGCAACTGCGGCGGGTTTATGAGTTGCTCCAGCGGCTGGATCAGGCGTGGGCCACCGAAGCCCCTGTAGCCTACGCGTTGAGGGCCATCCAGAACCGCTTCGAAGCCGATGTCATCCTCTTCATCCAGCTGGATTCTGTAGGGCGTCCGGCACGCTGGTGGCACTCTGGAGAGGGAAAGATCCCCGCAGACGTGGTGGATCGACTCCTGCAACTCCTTAAATTAAATAAGGAAAGTCAGGAATCCCCACAGATCGCCCCTTATGTTCTCTCCCTGTCCGAAGCCATGCTCCCTGTTGAAAACCTGCCGGGCCGATCGGCCCTGCTGGTGCCCCTAAGGGATCCGTGGGGGATCGAGGGCCTGCTGGCCTTTTTCCGACAAGGCCCGGAGAGTTTCTCGGAAGAGATCCGGGATCTGGCCCGGATGGCAGCGGAACCACTGGCTCTGCGCCTTCATCTCCTCTACGCTCTGGAGCAGCAACGTCATCTGAACCGGGCGGTGACCCTCCTCTTCCGGGTGGCCCGGATCATGGCTTCCAGTCCAGAGCTCTCCATCACTCTTCCTCAGGTGGTGCAGATCATCCGCCAGGAAACCGGCTGGCCGAGCGTGGCCGTTCTGGTCCACGATCCGTCGACGCGGCAGCTGCGCGTCATGGCCTGGGAAGGCTATAGCGCGAGGGCCGATCGCCACCGATCCGAGATCCCGGTGGATCAGGGAATCGTCGGACGGGCCTTCCGGACCGGGGAACCCCAACGGGTCCCGGACGTCTCGTTGGATCCGGATTATGTGGCGGGAGATCCCACGACTCAGTCGGAGCTGGCCGTTCCGATCTTCGCGGGGGAGATCCCATGGGGGGTTCTGGACGCCCAGAGCCCGGAACGCTATGCGTTCACGCCTGATGATGAGGCGCTGATGCTGGCGGTGGCGGGCACCATCAGCATCGGCCTGGAAGCCGCCCGGGTTTACGAGCAGGTCCGGAAGGAACGGGCTCACGTGAGCCTGGAGAGGGATCGGCTCATCGCTTTATATGAAGGCTACCTGGCCATCCAGCAATCTGCGGATCCCGCCCAGGCCCTCGCTGAGATCGTGAAAACCTTTGTCCGATTCGGGTGGCCAGCAGCACGCTGCCGGATCCTCGATGACTCCGGAAAGCCCCTCTCGGTGGCGGAAAGCGTTCCGCCTCCTGCATTCCCCCCGCTTCCTCTGGAGCCATGGCTTCGGAACGATCCCCAGCTGGAACGCCATCGGGGGCGCGGTCGGTTCTATCGCTTCCCGACAGGCTCCTTCGGGATCCGCGACGGGATCCCAGACGAAGGGGAAACCCCGATCGCGTGCGTGGCCCTTCCCCTTCTGGACACCGCTGGCCGCCTCCTGGGGCTGGTGGAACTGGAAGCCCCCGCGGGGCACGGGGAGCCGGAAGAATTCATGCTGCGGCCGGCCGAGTTGCTGGCAACGCTGCTGGCGATCTCTTTTGATCGGGGACGTTTGCTGCAGCGCTATGCGCAGCGTCTGCGAGAGCAGACCATGCTTTACCGGGCCGTGAGCGCCCTGCTGCATTCCGGCGAGCCTGGTCCCATCCTGACCGAGATCGCCGCCGCCCTCTGCGAGGCCCTTGAGGGCACCAGCGCCTATTTCGTCGCCGTCGACCCGGAACGCCGGATCGGCTGGATTGCGGCCGAATATTACGCAAAGACCGCCAACCCCATGGAGCGGATCTCCGATCTGGGCGTGGTCTACTCCGAAGAGGAAATCCCTCTCGAATGGAAGGCCCTTGAGAAGCGAGAGATCCAGGTGCTGTATGCAGACGACCCTCCCGATGCCTATGAGCGCGAGCGGGCCCTTCTACGGCGTTACGGCGGATGGTCCGTGCTGATCGTTCCGCTCTTTATGGAAGAGGAACCCCTGGGAGTGGTGGAGGTGTGGGATAGCCGCCGGCGCCGGGCGTTCGAGGCGGAGGAGAGGGCTCTGGCCCAGGCGATCGCCCAGCATGCGGCCATTGCCCTCCATCGGGCCCGCCTGTATGAGCAGCTTCGGCAGATCAACCGGCGCCTGGAGACCATCCTATCCACCGTGGAGGACGCCCTGATCCTCCTCGATGAGAAGGGGCGGATCATCCAGATGAACGCAGCTGCCCAGCAGTTGATCGCAGGAACCGAGCTCTCGCCAGGAGGCGCTCTCCTCGACCTCCTGCATCGATTGCGACGCCGCTCCCCCCAGGCCGCCAGGGCCCTGACCCGGGGCGTGCGTCAGATCCGCCGGGGAACAGCCAGAGGCTTCCGCCTGGAGCTTTCCTTCCCCCTTCGCGATTCTGTCCGCTGGTTTGCTCTGATCGGTTCCCCCGTTCGAAGCGAGGAGCCCACCGGAGGGGGATGGCTGCTGGTTCTCCGGGATATCACGGCGGAGCGTGAGCGCGATCGATTGCGGGAAGAGATGATCCAGATGCTCATGCATGACCTCCAACATCCGTTGGGACCGATTCGCCTGGCCCTGGAAGAGCTGGCCTCGTACTCGGATTTAAGCCGCGAGGCGCGATCCATGGTTCACACCGCACTGCGCGGACTGGAGCGGCTTCAGGGTCTGATCAGCGGTCTGCTGGAGCTCGCCCGCCTGGAGGCCAGTTCCCTGCCGGTGAAATGGGAGCAGGTGGAGGTCCGCAGGTTGGTCGAGAAGGCGATGGAGGAATGGAAACCTATGTTCCAGCGCAGGAAACTTCGGGTAAACGTGGAAATCGCCCCCGAGCTGTCATGGATGTGGATGGATCAGCAACTGATCTCCCGCGTGCTATGGAACCTCCTTTCGAACGCAGTGAAATTCACGCCGGCTGGAGGGGAGATCCGGATCCGCGCCTACCCACAGGCGGGCACAGCGATCCTGGAAGTGTTCAACAGCGGCTCCTACATTCCTCCGGAGGAGCGGCTGCGGATCTTTGAGCCTTTCCGCACATCGCGCACGGCATCAGGTCGTGGCGGATATGGGCTGGGGCTGGCCTTCTCGAAACTGGCGGTGGAAGCCCATGGCGGGTCCATTGAGGTGGAAAGCGACTCAAGGGGCACCACGTTCACCATCCGCTTGCCCCTTCGCCCATCCTCTTCCCCATAA